Proteins encoded together in one Litoribrevibacter albus window:
- a CDS encoding acetyl-CoA C-acetyltransferase, with protein MTQQVKKVAIIGGARIPFARSNTAYSHASNQEMLTAALNGVVNKFNLQGERLGEVVAGAVVKHSRDFNLTRESVLSTALDATTPCTDIQQACGTGLQAMMQVANKIALGQIDAGIAGGSDTTSDAPIGVSEGLRKILLDLNRAKTNMDKLKVASRIRPKHLLPLIPANGEPRTKMSMGDHCEVTVKEWGTSREAQDEIAFNSHQNLAKAYEDGFFNDLIVPFKGLEKDNLLRADVSLEKLGSLKPAFDKKSGKGTLTAGNSSALTDGASAVLLASEEWAKERGLPVQAYLTFYETAAVDFIGKDHDYKEGLLMAPTYAIANMLDRAGLTLQDFDFYEIHEAFAGVVLTTLAALDDEEFCKTRLGRDKKYGTIDRSKLNVKGSSIAVGHPFAATGGRIIATLAKMLEEKGSGRGLISICAAGGQGVTAILERP; from the coding sequence ATGACACAGCAAGTTAAAAAAGTTGCCATTATCGGCGGAGCACGTATTCCTTTTGCTCGTTCGAACACCGCATATTCACATGCAAGTAATCAGGAAATGTTGACTGCGGCCTTAAATGGTGTGGTGAATAAATTTAATCTTCAGGGTGAGCGTTTAGGTGAGGTCGTTGCGGGCGCTGTTGTTAAGCACAGCCGCGATTTTAACCTTACTCGTGAATCGGTACTGAGTACTGCATTGGATGCAACTACGCCTTGTACAGATATTCAGCAAGCATGCGGTACTGGTCTGCAGGCTATGATGCAAGTGGCAAACAAAATTGCTTTGGGGCAAATTGACGCTGGTATCGCAGGTGGTTCTGATACCACGTCGGATGCTCCAATCGGGGTGTCTGAAGGGTTACGTAAAATCTTATTAGATTTAAATCGTGCTAAAACCAACATGGACAAACTGAAAGTCGCATCTCGAATCCGTCCGAAGCATCTATTGCCTCTTATTCCGGCAAATGGCGAACCACGCACTAAGATGTCTATGGGTGACCATTGCGAAGTGACTGTGAAGGAGTGGGGCACAAGCAGAGAAGCACAGGATGAGATTGCCTTTAACTCTCATCAAAACCTTGCCAAAGCTTATGAAGATGGTTTCTTCAATGATCTGATCGTTCCGTTTAAAGGTTTGGAGAAAGACAACTTGTTGCGTGCCGATGTTTCTCTTGAAAAGCTGGGTTCGCTTAAACCTGCTTTTGATAAGAAAAGCGGAAAAGGTACTTTAACTGCCGGAAACAGTTCGGCACTGACGGATGGTGCGTCAGCTGTATTACTTGCCAGTGAAGAGTGGGCGAAAGAACGTGGTTTACCTGTTCAAGCCTATTTGACCTTCTATGAAACGGCGGCTGTAGACTTTATTGGCAAAGACCATGATTACAAAGAAGGTCTGTTGATGGCGCCTACCTATGCCATTGCGAATATGCTGGATCGTGCTGGTCTAACGCTTCAGGATTTTGATTTCTATGAAATTCATGAAGCATTCGCCGGTGTTGTATTGACGACACTTGCGGCTTTGGATGACGAGGAATTCTGTAAGACGCGTTTAGGTCGTGATAAGAAGTATGGAACCATTGATCGTTCTAAACTGAATGTGAAGGGTAGCTCAATTGCAGTGGGTCACCCATTCGCGGCAACTGGCGGTCGTATTATTGCTACCTTGGCTAAAATGTTGGAAGAGAAGGGTTCTGGTCGAGGACTGATCTCCATTTGTGCTGCTGGCGGTCAAGGCGTTACAGCGATTCTGGAACGTCCGTAA
- a CDS encoding 3-oxoacyl-ACP reductase, translating to MGDFYQKMLQNDAGRKLLKTVGLPTPIELNRHHGQAVFFSGRLLAGSAPKGQMLEQLAESISNADAQIMFPANATTASDIKNTFEAKGNALTPIQCEKGAVSETFKALVFDATGLTSTKELKHLYAFFSPVIRNLEQNGRILILGRPHMASASGEQAAAMRALEGFSRSLSKEIGKKGATSQVVYVDKGAEHLAKPAIEFFLSAKSAYVNGQTVTVSKPGPAKNVVELPTVDWRLPLEGKTVLVTGGSRGIGEAIAETLARDGAKVFVLDIDAAQADLQAVADRIGGEAIVADITAKETPQLIADAVKESGLDIIVHNAGVTRDKMLANMPEHFWDMTLNINLTAEEEINDYLLEHNVINEDGRIICVSSMNGIAGQVGQSNYAASKAGVIGYVEYMAKPLAKKNITINAVAPGFIETAMTDAIPFMTREIGRRMNSLSQGGKPVDVAETISFFASPESKGISGNILRVCGQCLIGA from the coding sequence ATGGGCGACTTTTATCAAAAGATGCTTCAAAACGACGCAGGTCGAAAGCTGCTTAAAACAGTTGGCTTGCCAACACCTATTGAACTTAATCGTCATCACGGACAAGCCGTCTTCTTTAGCGGTCGATTATTGGCCGGAAGCGCGCCCAAAGGGCAAATGTTAGAGCAACTTGCCGAGTCCATCAGCAACGCCGACGCGCAGATCATGTTTCCGGCAAATGCAACAACTGCAAGCGACATCAAAAACACCTTTGAAGCGAAAGGAAATGCACTAACGCCTATTCAATGTGAAAAAGGTGCCGTATCCGAAACCTTTAAAGCGCTGGTCTTTGATGCAACAGGCTTAACCTCAACCAAAGAGTTAAAGCACTTGTATGCCTTCTTTAGCCCGGTTATTCGTAACCTGGAACAAAATGGCCGTATCTTAATCCTTGGCCGACCACACATGGCATCAGCATCTGGTGAACAAGCTGCTGCCATGCGCGCGTTGGAAGGCTTTAGCCGTTCCCTTTCCAAAGAAATCGGTAAGAAAGGGGCAACCTCTCAGGTAGTTTATGTCGATAAAGGTGCTGAACACCTTGCTAAACCAGCTATTGAATTTTTCTTGTCTGCTAAATCAGCCTATGTAAACGGCCAAACAGTGACTGTGTCAAAACCAGGGCCGGCAAAGAACGTAGTTGAACTACCAACGGTTGATTGGCGATTACCACTTGAGGGTAAAACTGTACTGGTTACGGGGGGTTCCCGAGGTATTGGTGAAGCAATTGCAGAAACCCTAGCCAGAGATGGCGCCAAAGTGTTTGTTTTGGATATCGACGCTGCACAAGCCGACTTGCAAGCGGTTGCGGACCGAATCGGTGGTGAGGCGATTGTGGCAGACATTACAGCCAAAGAAACACCACAACTTATCGCAGACGCAGTGAAAGAGTCAGGGCTCGACATCATCGTTCACAACGCAGGTGTAACCCGCGATAAAATGCTGGCAAACATGCCTGAGCATTTCTGGGACATGACACTGAATATCAACCTCACTGCAGAAGAAGAAATTAATGACTATCTTCTGGAACACAATGTCATTAATGAAGACGGCCGCATCATTTGTGTATCGTCAATGAACGGCATTGCCGGTCAGGTGGGTCAATCCAACTATGCAGCCTCTAAAGCCGGTGTTATTGGATATGTCGAATACATGGCAAAACCTTTGGCCAAGAAAAACATCACGATCAATGCCGTAGCACCAGGCTTCATTGAAACTGCGATGACAGACGCAATCCCATTCATGACACGAGAAATTGGTCGCCGCATGAATTCTTTGAGTCAGGGAGGAAAACCCGTCGATGTAGCAGAAACCATCAGTTTCTTCGCATCACCTGAGTCCAAAGGTATTTCAGGTAATATTTTGCGCGTTTGTGGTCAATGTTTGATCGGTGCTTAA
- a CDS encoding AraC family transcriptional regulator has product MAELRDAGILMRLINKAMLNMSVDVNAIYRRCGIQPQLLQDQDLRTPHQANLIFWDVAEEVTQDPNVGLHFGEHMPVFRGQVLEYLFLSSPTFGEGLQRAINYQRLLTDAAQARLEIEDGAEDELACLITDTQLQATRQLRHFNDCTAVGLIKFFRYVTEEIFRPSKLCFSFPEPDDISEYQRIFDCPVDFGQSSNRIYFDRKLLELPSFHAESELLQLHEQLADQHVAKLEKQDVVHEVRKVIGESLETSQVTLESVAERMGLSARQLRSSLSQADASFNQLLADYRCRFAKRLLVCTDESIDEIVYLTGFSEPSTFYRAFKRWTGLTPVEYRKQKAGTRH; this is encoded by the coding sequence ATGGCCGAATTGAGAGATGCAGGTATTCTTATGCGACTCATTAATAAGGCTATGTTGAATATGAGCGTTGATGTAAACGCCATTTATCGTCGATGTGGTATTCAGCCTCAACTTCTACAAGATCAAGACTTACGAACGCCTCACCAAGCTAACCTGATATTCTGGGATGTTGCTGAAGAAGTCACTCAAGATCCTAACGTGGGGTTACACTTTGGCGAACATATGCCGGTGTTTCGTGGGCAAGTTCTGGAGTATTTATTTCTTAGTAGCCCAACCTTCGGGGAAGGCTTACAGCGTGCCATTAATTATCAACGCCTTTTGACCGATGCTGCCCAAGCCCGGTTAGAAATTGAAGATGGTGCTGAAGATGAGTTGGCGTGCCTGATCACTGATACACAGCTTCAAGCAACCAGGCAATTACGACACTTTAATGATTGTACTGCGGTTGGGTTAATTAAATTCTTCCGATACGTCACCGAAGAAATATTTCGACCAAGTAAGTTGTGCTTTAGCTTTCCAGAGCCAGACGACATATCAGAATATCAACGGATTTTTGATTGTCCTGTGGATTTTGGACAGAGCAGTAATCGCATTTATTTTGATCGCAAGCTCCTTGAACTGCCTTCATTTCATGCTGAATCTGAATTACTTCAGCTTCATGAACAATTAGCGGATCAACACGTCGCAAAGCTGGAAAAGCAGGATGTGGTTCATGAAGTACGTAAAGTCATTGGTGAGTCGCTAGAAACCAGCCAGGTAACGTTGGAGTCAGTGGCAGAGCGCATGGGGCTGAGCGCAAGACAGCTACGTTCATCTTTATCTCAGGCGGATGCAAGCTTTAATCAACTGTTGGCGGATTATCGATGTCGCTTCGCGAAACGCTTGTTGGTCTGTACCGATGAGTCTATCGACGAGATCGTTTACCTGACCGGTTTTTCTGAACCCAGTACATTTTATCGTGCTTTCAAACGCTGGACAGGCTTAACGCCAGTTGAGTACAGAAAGCAAAAAGCCGGAACACGTCATTAA
- a CDS encoding MaoC family dehydratase: protein MSHTYTANECHIHHLTKMPSTLTLYRLAVMPKKHHAKKAEEIPHMAVEINSISFNAKKVADYAELCGFQFNGKTVPITYPHILAFNLHMELMVNPSFPVPLLGLVHVRNSIRSYRSIGLNESIDIHVSLSEARDTDKGIEFDLTTQVYSQGERVWESVSTNLYRKSQKAIKSPYQPKALKDYRFAEFWTLKENTGRKYAKVSGDSNPIHLHKWTAKAFGFKQAIIHGMWTKARTLAALQPLLKSDAICIETEFKQPIFLPSKVGLHYDENSDGIAFEVRNKGNDKVHMKGRVSCISSI, encoded by the coding sequence ATGTCACATACATACACTGCGAATGAATGCCATATTCACCACCTTACCAAGATGCCCTCCACGCTTACGCTTTATCGCTTGGCTGTCATGCCGAAAAAGCATCATGCAAAGAAAGCAGAAGAGATTCCACACATGGCGGTTGAAATAAACTCAATCAGTTTCAATGCCAAAAAGGTAGCTGATTATGCTGAGCTGTGTGGGTTCCAGTTTAACGGTAAGACAGTACCTATTACCTACCCTCACATTCTTGCTTTTAATCTGCACATGGAACTGATGGTGAACCCTTCTTTTCCTGTTCCTCTTCTGGGATTGGTTCACGTCCGGAATAGTATTCGCAGTTATCGAAGCATTGGTCTCAATGAGTCCATAGACATACACGTGTCGTTAAGCGAAGCACGTGATACCGATAAAGGTATAGAGTTTGACCTGACAACGCAGGTGTACAGTCAAGGCGAACGGGTTTGGGAGTCAGTCAGTACAAATCTATATCGCAAATCCCAGAAGGCCATCAAATCGCCTTATCAACCAAAAGCGCTTAAAGACTATCGATTTGCTGAATTCTGGACTTTGAAAGAAAATACGGGCCGAAAATACGCTAAGGTCTCTGGTGATTCGAATCCAATTCATCTGCATAAATGGACGGCAAAAGCCTTTGGCTTTAAACAAGCGATCATTCATGGCATGTGGACTAAGGCCAGGACTCTCGCTGCCTTACAGCCGCTTCTGAAAAGCGATGCGATTTGCATTGAAACAGAGTTCAAGCAACCTATCTTTCTCCCCAGTAAAGTGGGGCTACATTATGATGAAAACAGTGATGGAATAGCCTTTGAAGTCAGAAATAAAGGCAATGACAAGGTTCACATGAAAGGGCGTGTTAGCTGTATTAGTTCAATCTAA
- a CDS encoding O-acetyl-ADP-ribose deacetylase codes for MTRLVAELGDITKLEVDAIVNAANESLLGGGGVDGAIHRAAGPGLLSECRALSGCSTGQAKITQGYKLPAKFIIHTVGPVWRGGGNNEAELLASCYRESLKLAAKYKFKRLAFPSISTGVYGYPIEQAVDIAITTVSTFLGSSVHDLEHVIFCCFSESDLNLYQSHLSALNQDEMT; via the coding sequence ATGACAAGGCTGGTTGCAGAGTTGGGTGATATCACCAAACTTGAAGTTGATGCGATCGTGAATGCTGCTAATGAAAGTCTGCTGGGTGGCGGTGGTGTCGATGGCGCAATACACAGAGCTGCTGGCCCGGGTTTATTGTCGGAGTGCAGGGCGTTAAGTGGTTGCTCTACAGGACAAGCCAAAATAACTCAAGGCTACAAACTTCCGGCTAAGTTCATTATTCATACGGTAGGACCTGTTTGGCGTGGCGGGGGAAATAATGAAGCTGAGCTATTAGCGTCTTGTTATCGGGAATCTCTTAAACTGGCCGCCAAGTACAAGTTTAAACGCCTTGCCTTTCCATCGATCAGTACTGGTGTTTATGGCTACCCAATAGAGCAAGCGGTTGATATCGCAATTACTACCGTCAGTACTTTTCTTGGGTCTTCTGTGCACGATCTTGAACACGTGATCTTCTGTTGTTTTTCAGAGAGTGATTTGAACCTGTATCAATCTCATCTCAGTGCGTTAAACCAAGATGAGATGACATAA
- a CDS encoding TfoX/Sxy family DNA transformation protein, which yields MVAISSLKNLGEKSAEQLLTVGIKSAEELRQVGAVEAYVLLKRHYQKGISLNFLYAMEAGLRNIHWQDITIDEKLVLQTQVEALMEIYQNYDKL from the coding sequence ATGGTCGCTATTTCATCGCTTAAAAATTTAGGAGAGAAATCTGCAGAACAACTTTTAACGGTTGGAATCAAGTCTGCGGAAGAGTTAAGGCAGGTTGGGGCTGTTGAGGCGTATGTACTGCTCAAGCGCCATTATCAGAAAGGGATCAGTCTGAACTTTCTGTATGCAATGGAGGCCGGGTTGAGAAATATCCATTGGCAAGACATCACGATTGATGAAAAGCTCGTTTTACAGACCCAAGTAGAGGCCCTGATGGAAATCTACCAGAACTACGATAAGCTCTAA